TGGCCCACATCAATGATCTCTATCCGAATGTCGCTGTCGGATCGACGGCGTTCCTTTACTCGGCCGAAGACAGCGTTACCGCTCGAAGCTAACCTATTGCATCTTTGGCTCACACGCCGAGGACTGCGTCGTGCAGGGACATCTTCCAATGAATTGTTGGACGAACACTCACGGCTGTGTCGCAAGTGAACTTTCGAACTGTGCGATCGCTACGGATTTGTCGTCCTCATCGTTCTCGAACAGCTTTGTGGTTCGCAGGCCCGGCAACTTGCCAAAATCCGCCATCAGGCGCTTTGGAAAAAATGTGCGTCCGATGGATTCAAATCCTGGTAATTGTCTGAGTACCGCGGAGGTACTGGCACTACAAAAACCGGAAGCGGCTGGGCCGCTGGCAATTGCAAGCCGCAAGGCCTGCTCCGCGACTTCGGGGGACACATCGATCTCTTGTATGACGACGTGGTAGGTCTCCCGTGCATGAGCCCGTGCGTAAAAATCGGCCACTTGTGGAGTAATGCCATAAAGCACATCTCCCCGTTCCAGTACCGCGCTCAGCCGGACCGTTCCTGCCGGATCGAAGATAACGCGCTGCGACCCATTGATCATGACGCTGCTATGCGCACCCGCCCCGGATCTGTTGCTGATCATGGTGTACAGCGTCAGCGCAGCCGGTCCGTCGTGACGGTAGGATGCACTACTGATGACTTCGGCTGAAGCATCAGGGCGCATGTCGTTTCCTGCACCGCACCCCGCCAAAATCACCACGGTTAGAACTGAGAAAATGCGATTGGAAAAGCGCACCTTGCAGCCTCCTGCCATGAGTTGAATGACTGAATTTTCGGGATATTCAGGACCTCTAGCAATCTCGACATCAACTCTTCCGGATTTCACCTCTACCGAAACATGGGTTCGGTTTCGGTTGGTATACGGATCCTCGACACCTTTTTTTCTGGATATCGCATGTTTCAGATGAAGAGGAGCGTTCGCCCCGAATTGATTTGTCGCAATTTGTAACAGACCCCGCCTTTGTGACCTCGCGATACAAAACACCGGCTCGCGTGGCATTCCGCATCTGCAGGTGCCCCCCATATGCTGGGTATCGCAACACTGACACGAGGTGATCGAAATGAAACGCAACACTTTACTCGCTGCAATGACCCTGGCTGCAACCGCCCTTGGCGGTGCCGCATTCGCGGACGCCAACCACGGGCGTGGGGGACAATTTGGCGCCCAGAGCGGACCAGGCATGATGCAGAACGGTGGTCCCGGTATGATGGGGAACATGGGCGGAATGATGGACATGATGAAGCGCATGCACGGAAACATGATGGGCGCAGGCATGATGGGCGCAGGCATGGGCAGTGGTATGATGAGCCCAGGCATGGCTGGCGGCATGATGCAAATGTTCGACACTGATGGAGACGGCACAACGACGCCGGAAGAAATGCGCACGCAGCTGGAGGCCAAGCTTTCCGAGTTTGACAGCGACGGGGATGGAAGCCTCTCGATTACTGAATTTGAAGCTCTCCACAGCGCGATGATCCGCGAAATGATGGTGGATCGCTTCCAACACCTCGATGCCGATGGCGACGGCGCGGTGACGCCGGAAGAGATGGCCGCTCCTGCCGATAGGATGGAGCGGATGCAGATGATGCGGTCGAATATGGCAGATGCGCCTGCGCGGCCTGGCAACGGTCAGGGCATGGGCAACGGCTCCATGATGCAGGACAACTGAGCCAATGGGTGCCGGTTTTTTTTCCGGCACCCGTCCTCACAACCCCAAAACCATTCGCGGTCGGGACATTGAACCGAACCGCGACCTGAACCGTTTAGCCTCGGTATGCCAACAAATAGAGACACGGAAAGGAAAATTCCCATGGCCTATACCTATGATCGCGTCCTGAAAGACACCAAAATCGATGACGCAGAGATGCGTGTTCGGGATGCTTTGGCAGACAAGGGCTTCGGCGTGCTGACTGAGATTGACGTCAAAGCGACGATGAAAAAGAAACTTGATGCGGACATGCCGCCTTACCGCATCTTGGGGGCCTGTAATCCGGGCATGGCGCACAAAGCCATCGAGATCGAGCCTCGCATCGGTGCGATGCTTCCCTGCAATGTTATCCTGCGGCAACTGGACGGCGACACCGAGGTCAGCGCGGTCGATCCTGTCGCTTCGATGCAGGCGGTGCAGAACCAAGACCTGGACGCGGTCGCCGGCGAAGTCCGCGATCTCCTTCGGGACGCCCTCGACACCGCGTGATGGCGGGATGGGCGTTGGATGCCCTGTCGCAGATCGAGCGCCTTTAGCGGTGCTCGATCAATGCCATCTAATCCCCACGTAAATTCCTGATGAGGAACTCACCCAGTGCTGCCAGCGGGATTGCCATTTCCGGATATTGGAACCGACCTCTTCTCCTTCGACATCGGGGGGGTCACATTCGCACTCCGCTGGTACGCG
The window above is part of the Pseudooceanicola aestuarii genome. Proteins encoded here:
- a CDS encoding EF-hand domain-containing protein; the encoded protein is MKRNTLLAAMTLAATALGGAAFADANHGRGGQFGAQSGPGMMQNGGPGMMGNMGGMMDMMKRMHGNMMGAGMMGAGMGSGMMSPGMAGGMMQMFDTDGDGTTTPEEMRTQLEAKLSEFDSDGDGSLSITEFEALHSAMIREMMVDRFQHLDADGDGAVTPEEMAAPADRMERMQMMRSNMADAPARPGNGQGMGNGSMMQDN
- a CDS encoding DUF302 domain-containing protein; translated protein: MAYTYDRVLKDTKIDDAEMRVRDALADKGFGVLTEIDVKATMKKKLDADMPPYRILGACNPGMAHKAIEIEPRIGAMLPCNVILRQLDGDTEVSAVDPVASMQAVQNQDLDAVAGEVRDLLRDALDTA